A stretch of DNA from Ricinus communis isolate WT05 ecotype wild-type chromosome 4, ASM1957865v1, whole genome shotgun sequence:
TCATGCGTTGCTGTTAGTTGCTACACTGTTAGCAACAATTAACTTCCACGCAGCATTAAACCCTCCTGGAGGTGAAGAAGGCTGCAGATACAAGTCCAGTATAAATAGTATCCTgcaaattgaaaaagaaaatatctatCTGTGCCATTTGTTCATAATGCTCAATTCAATCACCTTTTTCACATCGATAGCCCTCGTTGTAATCATCACGCAGGACTTCCCTCTGAAGCGTTggcttttcattttattatcttgTATGATTGGTTCTTATATGTGCATCTTAATGGCTGTATCGCCATATGGAGCCATGAACAGGACTCTGCTAATGCTAGGAAGTCTCTTTCTGTTAACAGCTTCCTTGAAACGTCTTGCTTTGCACCAGATGATGCTCAAGTATTTGCACCGGGTATGCCCCGCTTAACTCAT
This window harbors:
- the LOC8289650 gene encoding uncharacterized protein LOC8289650, with the translated sequence MNSGGFTALDILDVLPEQGKIDMDIEKLIRRAGALRAKEVLKNSNLELPIELGNHWCPSSPLLATRHKKIKNGCSSDAYHALLLVATLLATINFHAALNPPGGEEGCRYKSSINSILQIEKENIYLCHLFIMLNSITFFTSIALVVIITQDFPLKRWLFILLSCMIGSYMCILMAVSPYGAMNRTLLMLGSLFLLTASLKRLALHQMMLKYLHRVCPA